A portion of the Ricinus communis isolate WT05 ecotype wild-type chromosome 10, ASM1957865v1, whole genome shotgun sequence genome contains these proteins:
- the LOC8284255 gene encoding probable glutathione S-transferase, translated as MIANQLIIMGEEVKLFNTSPSPFGLRVVWALKLKGIRYESIEEDLSNKSPLLLQYNPIYKKVPVLVHDGKPVVESLIILEYIEETWQQSPLLPAHPYQRAMAHFWAKFGDDKVLPSIWYVFIKKGKEQEDAIPEALENLKILEEELRGKKFFGGEKIGFVDLAFGWLANTLSVLEEVVGLKLIDEMKFPLLAGWMIEFSDSPVIKESWPPRDVLISLCSAYLKN; from the exons ATGATTGCAAATCAACTTATCATCATGGGAGAAGAAGTGAAGCTCTTCAACACAAGTCCAAGCCCTTTTGGTTTGAGGGTGGTTTGGGCACTGAAGCTTAAGGGCATTCGATATGAGTCAATTGAAGAAGATCTCTCTAACAAGAGCCCTTTACTCCTTCAATATAATCCCATTTACAAGAAAGTTCCAGTGCTCGTGCATGATGGAAAACCTGTTGTAGAATCACTCATCATTCTTGAATACATTGAAGAAACATGGCAGCAGAGTCCTTTATTGCCTGCTCATCCTTATCAGAGAGCCATGGCACACTTTTGGGCAAAATTCGGTGATGATAAG GTTCTTCCGTCAATATGGTATGTATTTATCAAGAAAGGTAAAGAGCAAGAGGATGCTATTCCTGAAGCCCTGGAAAACTTGAAAATCTTAGAGGAAGAATTGAGAGGAAAGAAGTTCTTTGGGGGAGAAAAAATTGGATTCGTAGATCTTGCATTTGGTTGGCTAGCTAACACTCTAAGTGTATTGGAGGAAGTTGTTGGGCTCAAACTAATTGATGAAATGAAGTTCCCATTGTTGGCAGGGTGGATGATAGAATTCTCAGACTCACCTGTGATCAAAGAGAGCTGGCCACCCAGAGATGTACTCATCTCCTTATGCAGTGCTTATCTTAAGAATTAG
- the LOC8284254 gene encoding probable glutathione S-transferase, with protein sequence MTEEVKLLKTWSSIFGLRIVWALKLKAINYDSIDEDLTNKSPLLLQYNPVHKKIPVVVHNGKPIVESLVILEYIDETWQQNPLLPQDPHDRAAARFWAKFGDDKVIPSMWAILTKEGKEQEEASAQTNENLKFLEEELKGKKFFGGEQIGYLDIALGWLANSVPVLEEISLKVIDKEAFPLLSAWMQEFSSVPKVKESLPPHDKLITKFRAYVAAAPRK encoded by the exons ATGACAGAAGAGGTTAAGCTTTTGAAAACATGGTCAAGTATATTTGGTTTAAGGATTGTGTGGGCATTGAAGCTCAAGGCCATCAATTATGATTCGATAGATGAAGACCTTACCAACAAGAGTCCTTTGCTTCTTCAGTACAACCCTGTCCACAAAAAGATTCCAGTCGTAGTGCATAATGGAAAACCTATTGTAGAGTCGCTTGTAATTCTTGAATACATTGATGAGACATGGCAGCAGAATCCCTTATTGCCTCAAGATCCACACGACAGAGCTGCAGCACGCTTCTGGGCGAAATTTGGCGATGACAAG GTAATTCCGTCAATGTGGGCAATACTAACAAAGGAAGGAAAGGAGCAAGAAGAGGCTTCTGCGCAGACCAATGAGAACCTGAAATTCTTAGAGGAAGAactaaaaggaaagaaattctTTGGCGGGGAGCAGATTGGATATCTTGATATTGCACTTGGTTGGCTTGCCAATTCGGTCCCTGTGTTAGAGGAGATAAGTCTTAAAGTGATTGATAAAGAAGCATTTCCATTGTTATCAGCATGGATGCAAGAGTTTTCAAGTGTTCCTAAGGTCAAAGAAAGCTTGCCACCTCATGACAAACTGATCACCAAGTTCCGTGCCTATGTTGCAGCAGCACCTAGGAAATGA
- the LOC8264375 gene encoding pentatricopeptide repeat-containing protein At3g03580: protein MKTAKLSIVNECREQLLYSSLSKALSSASNSKELHKVHSLIITSGLERRYVFFCGNLISKYAQFKDPISSLSIFNQFSPKNNVYQWNSVIRALTHNGLFSKALDLYFKMKDFNVKPDTYTFPSVINACAALGDFEIGNVVQNHVLEIGFGFDLYIGNALVDMYARFGDLVKARNVFEEMTQRDIVSWNSLISGYSANGYWEEALEIYYELRIAGLKPDNFTLSSVLPACGGLLAVKEGEVIHGLVEKLGMNIDVIMSNGLLSMYFKFGRLMDAQRVFNKMVVKDYVSWNTLICGYCQMELFEESIQLFREMVKRFRPDLLTITSVLRACGLLRDLEFGKFVHDYILRSGIEFDVTASNIVIDTYAKCGDLLASRKAFDRMKCRDSVSWNTLINGYIQSRSYGEGVKLFKKMKMDLKPDSITFVTLLSISTRLADTELGKEIHCDLAKLGFDSDLVVSNALVDMYSKCGNVKDSLKVFENMKVRDIVTWNTIIAACVQAEDCTLAFRMISQMRNEELIPDMGTLLGILPICSLIAAKRQGKEVHACTFKFGFESTVPVGNALIEMYSKCGNLKYCIRVFEDMKTKDVVTWTALVSAYGMYGEGKKALRAFAEMEEAGIIPDHIAFVAIIYACSHSGLVEEGLACFDHMKVYSIEPRIEHYACLVDLLSRSGQLSKAEEFISSMPLKPDASIWGSLLSACRASGNLKIAERVSEHILRLHSDDPGYYILVSNVYAALGRWDEVRKIRKCLRDRGLKKDPGCSWIEIKNSVHAFGAGEKFFIQYEEVNKYLGQLADLITKEGYTVDLNFALHDVEEDEKRSLLCGHSERLAIAFGLLNTKPGTPLQVFKNLRVCGDCHTWTKYITKIVKRDILVRDANRFHMFHDGACSCEDHW from the coding sequence ATGAAAACTGCCAAGCTGTCAATTGTAAATGAATGCAGAGAACAGCTCCTTTATTCTTCCCTTTCAAAAGCTTTATCATCTGCATCAAACTCAAAGGAACTTCACAAAGTACACTCTCTCATAATTACATCAGGCCTTGAGAGAAGATATGTTTTTTTCTGTGGCAATCTTATAAGCAAATATGCCCAGTTTAAAGACCcaatttcttctctttcaaTCTTTAACCAATTTTCACctaaaaataatgtttatCAGTGGAATTCAGTCATTAGAGCACTAACCCATAATGGGTTGTTCTCTAAAGCTCTTGACCTTTACTTCAAAATGAAAGATTTTAACGTTAAGCCCGATACTTATACTTTCCCTTCTGTGATTAATGCTTGTGCAGCATTAGGGGATTTTGAGATTGGTAATGTTGTCCAGAATCATGTTTTGGAAATAGGTTTTGGATTTGATTTGTATATTGGAAATGCTTTAGTGGATATGTATGCTAGGTTTGGTGATTTGGTTAAAGCACGTAACGTGTTTGAGGAAATGACCCAAAGAGACATTGTGTCATGGAATAGCTTGATTTCAGGCTATAGTGCTAATGGGTATTGGGAGGAAgctttagaaatttattacGAGTTAAGAATAGCTGGGTTGAAACCTGACAATTTTACTCTATCAAGTGTCTTGCCTGCTTGTGGTGGCTTGCTTGCTGTTAAAGAGGGTGAAGTAATTCATGGATTGGTGGAAAAGCTTGGCATGAATATTGATGTTATAATGAGCAATGGACTTCTGTCTATGTATTTCAAATTTGGTAGGTTAATGGATGCTCAAAGAGTTTTCAACAAGATGGTTGTTAAGGACTATGTTAGCTGGAACACTTTAATTTGTGGATATTGTCAAATGGAGTTGTTTGAAGAGTCAATCCAGTTATTTAGGGAGATGGTAAAGAGGTTTAGACCAGATTTGTTGACTATCACATCTGTTCTTCGCGCTTGTGGTCTTTTAAGGGACTTGGAATTTGGGAAATTTGTTCATGATTATATACTAAGAAGTGGTATTGAATTTGATGTAACAGCAAGTAATATAGTTATTGATACATATGCAAAATGTGGCGATTTACTAGCCTCGAGAAAAGCATTTGACAGAATGAAATGTAGGGATTCTGTGTCGTGGAATACGTTGATTAATGGTTATATTCAGAGCAGAAGCTATGGTGAAGGAGTGAAGCTCTTCAAAAAAATGAAGATGGACTTGAAACCAGATTCTATAACCTTTGTGACATTGTTATCCATCTCCACTCGATTAGCAGACACTGAACTAGGAAAAGAAATCCATTGTGACTTGGCTAAATTAGGATTTGATTCAGATTTGGTTGTCAGTAATGCTTTAGTTGATATGTATTCTAAATGTGGAAACGTAAAAGACTCCCTTAAAGTTTTTGAGAACATGAAAGTTCGTGACATAGTAACATGGAATACCATTATTGCAGCATGTGTCCAAGCTGAAGATTGTACTTTAGCATTTAGAATGATTAGCCAAATGAGAAATGAGGAACTGATTCCAGATATGGGAACCTTGTTAGGTATATTGCCCATTTGCTCCTTAATTGCTGCCAAAAGGCAAGGGAAAGAGGTTCATGCTTGCACTTTCAAGTTTGGATTTGAGTCGACTGTTCCAGTAGGGAATGCATTAATTGAAATGTACTCCAAATGCGGCAATTTAAAGTACTGTATCAGAGTATTTGAGGATATGAAAACAAAAGATGTGGTGACATGGACTGCATTGGTCTCTGCATATGGGATGTATGGTGAAGGAAAGAAAGCTTTGAGAGCATTTGCAGAGATGGAAGAAGCTGGGATCATTCCTGATCATATCGCTTTTGTTGCTATCATCTATGCTTGTAGCCATTCAGGTTTAGTAGAAGAAGGTCTGGCTTGCTTTGACCACATGAAGGTTTACAGCATTGAGCCAAGGATTGAACACTATGCTTGTCTAGTTGATCTTCTCTCCCGATCTGGACAGTTATCTAAAGCAGAAGAGTTTATCAGTTCAATGCCATTGAAGCCAGATGCTAGTATATGGGGATCATTACTTAGTGCTTGTCGAGCAAGTGGAAACCTAAAGATTGCAGAACGGGTCTCTGAGCATATTCTTAGATTGCATTCAGATGATCCtggatattatattttagtatcaAATGTTTATGCAGCTTTGGGAAGATGGGATGAGGTCAGAAAGATACGGAAATGCTTAAGAGACAGGGGACTGAAGAAAGATCCTGGATGCAGTTggattgaaattaaaaatagcgTGCATGCTTTTGGGGCTGGAGAAAAATTCTTTATACAGTATGAAGAGGTAAATAAGTATTTAGGGCAACTTGCTGATTTGATAACCAAAGAAGGTTATACAGTTGATTTGAACTTTGCTCTGCATGATGTTGAGGAGGATGAAAAGAGAAGCTTGCTTTGTGGCCACAGTGAAAGGCTTGCCATAGCATTTGGATTGTTAAACACAAAACCAGGAACCCCCTTGCaagtatttaaaaatcttCGTGTTTGTGGGGATTGTCATACTTGGACCAAGTACATCACAAAGATTGTAAAACGAGATATATTGGTAAGAGATGCCAATCGGTTTCATATGTTTCATGATGGGGCGTGTAGCTGTGAAGATCATTGGTGA
- the LOC125371375 gene encoding pentatricopeptide repeat-containing protein At3g03580-like gives MEFFEESIQLFREMVKRFRPDLLTITSVLRACVLSRDLEFWKFVHDYILRSGIEFDVTASNIVINTYAKCGDLLASRKAFDRMKCTDSVSWNTLINGYIQSRSYGEGVKLFKKMKMDLKPDSITFMTLLSISTRLADTELRKEIHCDLAKLGFDSDLVVSSALVDMYSKCGNIKDSLKVFENMKFRNIVTWNTIIAACVQAEDCTLAFRMISQMRNEELIPDMGTLLGILPICSLIAAKRQGKEVHACTFKFGFESTVLVGNALIEMYSNCGNLKYCIRVFKDMKTKDVVTWTALVSAYGIHSGLVEEGPACFDHMKVYDEPRIEHYACLVDLLSRSGQLSKAEEFIDSMPLKPDASIWGSLLSACRASGNLKIANGWDEVGKIWKCLRDRGIKKDPGCGWIEIKNIVHAFGNLEIDSLYSMKRVYAHRLALVIIPISRVCEAAASKSFFSLLPSSSASTSVGCMRPSFTPTVKRLQLRVEMPASVMGVALLLAVVAPVVEVGGVHCDASSLFLLEDGYDGVDLWKGVGQKNLRTQRFVTGIQTPRLFIFLQIACEDSSDMHSLEIYGSMSVFGSCDEP, from the exons ATGGAGTTCTTTGAAGAGTCAATCCAGTTATTTAGGGAGATGGTAAAGAGGTTTAGACCAGATTTGTTGACTATCACATCTGTTCTTCGCGCTTGTGTTCTTTCAAGGGACTTGGAATTTTGGAAATTTGTTCATGATTATATACTAAGAAGTGGTATTGAATTTGATGTAACAGCAAGTAATATAGTTATTAATACATATGCAAAATGTGGCGATTTACTAGCCTCGAGAAAAGCATTTGACAGAATGAAATGTACGGATTCTGTGTCATGGAATACGTTGATTAATGGTTATATTCAGAGCAGAAGCTATGGTGAAGGAGTGAAACTCTTCAAAAAAATGAAGATGGACTTGAAACCAGATTCTATAACCTTTATGACATTGTTATCCATCTCTACTCGATTAGCAGACACTGaactaagaaaagaaatccatTGTGACTTGGCTAAATTAGGATTTGATTCAGATTTGGTTGTCAGTAGTGCTTTAGTTGATATGTATTCTAAATGTGGAAACATAAAAGACTCCCTTAAAGTTTTTGAGAACATGAAATTTCGTAACATAGTAACATGGAATACCATTATTGCAGCATGTGTCCAAGCTGAAGATTGTACTTTAGCATTTAGAATGATTAGCCAAATGAGAAATGAGGAACTGATTCCAGATATGGGAACCTTGTTAGGTATATTGCCCATTTGCTCCTTAATTGCTGCCAAAAGGCAAGGGAAAGAGGTTCATGCTTGCACTTTCAAGTTTGGATTTGAGTCGACTGTTCTAGTAGGGAATGCTTTAATTGAAATGTACTCCAACTGCGGCAATTTAAAGTACTGTATCAGAGTATTTAAGGATATGAAAACAAAAGATGTGGTGACATGGACTGCATTGGTCTCTGCATATGGGAT CCATTCAGGTTTAGTAGAAGAAGGTCCGGCTTGCTTTGACCATATGAAGGTTTACGACGAGCCAAGGATTGAACACTATGCTTGTCTAGTTGATCTTCTCTCCCGATCCGGACAGTTATCTAAAGCGGAAGAGTTTATCGATTCAATGCCATTGAAGCCGGATGCTAGTATATGGGGATCATTACTTAGTGCTTGTCGAGCAAGTGGAAACCTAAAGATTGCGAACGG ATGGGATGAGGTCGGAAAGATATGGAAATGCTTAAGAGACAGGGGGATCAAGAAAGATCCTGGATGCGGTTggattgaaattaaaaatatcgtGCATGCTTTTGGAAATTTGGAGATAGATTCTTTATACAGTATGAAGAG GGTTTATGCCCATCGACTCGCTCTCGTCATTATCCCAATTTCTAGAGTTTGCGAGGCAGCTGCCTCCAAATCGTTTTTCTCCCTTCTCCCTTCTTCCTCCGCCTCCACCTCTGTTGGTTGCATGAGACCCTCGTTCACCCCGACTGTGAAGCGGCTGCAGTTGAGGGTGGAGATGCCAGCATCTGTCATGGGTGTGGCCCTACTTTTGGCAGTGGTTGCACCT GTTGTCGAGGTTGGAGGTGTTCATTGTGATGCGTCTAGTCTCTTCCTGTTGGAAGATGGCTATGACGGCGTCGATCTTTGGAAAGGTGTTGGACAAAAGAATTTACGAACGCAACGCTTCGTAACTGGAATCCAGACCCCTAG gcttttcatttttctccaAATTGCTTGTGAGGATTCGAGTGACATGCACAGTCTGGAGATCTATGGTTCCATG TCTGTTTTTGGTTCCTGTGATGAACCCTAA
- the LOC125368653 gene encoding pentatricopeptide repeat-containing protein At3g03580-like, whose product MKDFNVKPDTYTFPSVINACAALGDFEIGNVVQNHVLEIGFGFDLYIGNALVDMYSRFGDLVKARNVFEEMTQRDIVSWNSLISGYSANGYWEEALEIYYELRIAGLKPDNFTLSSVLPACGGLLAVKEGEVIHGLVEKLGMNIVL is encoded by the coding sequence ATGAAAGATTTTAACGTTAAGCCCGATACTTATACTTTCCCTTCTGTGATTAATGCTTGTGCAGCATTAGGGGATTTTGAGATTGGTAATGTTGTCCAGAATCATGTTTTGGAAATAGGTTTTGGATTTGATTTGTATATTGGAAATGCTTTAGTGGATATGTATTCTAGGTTTGGTGATTTGGTTAAAGCACGTAACGTGTTTGAGGAAATGACCCAGAGAGACATTGTGTCATGGAATAGCTTGATTTCAGGCTATAGTGCTAATGGGTATTGGGAGGAAgctttagaaatttattacGAGTTAAGAATAGCTGGGTTGAAACCTGACAATTTTACTCTATCAAGTGTCTTGCCTGCTTGTGGTGGCTTGCTTGCTGTTAAAGAGGGTGAAGTAATTCATGGGTTGGTGGAAAAGCTTGGTATGAATATTGTTTTATAA
- the LOC8284251 gene encoding aspartic proteinase CDR1, whose protein sequence is MAASVSLLAIVTLIFSGTLVPIDAAKDGFTVELINRDSPKSPFYNPRETPTQRIVSAVRRSMSRVHHFSPTKNSDIFTDTAQSEMISNQGEYLMKFSLGTPAFDILAIADTGSDLIWTQCKPCDQCYEQDAPLFDPKSSSTYRDISCSTKQCDLLKEGASCSGEGNKTCHYSYSYGDRSFTSGNVAADTITLGSTSGRPVLLPKAIIGCGHNNGGSFTEKGSGIVGLGGGPISLISQLGSTIDGKFSYCLVPLSSNATNSSKLNFGSNGIVSGGGVQSTPLISKDPDTFYFLTLEAVSVGSERIKFPGSSFGTSEGNIIIDSGTTLTLFPEDFFSELSSAVQDAVAGTPVEDPSGILSLCYRIDADLKFPSITAHFDGADVKLNPLNTFVQVSDTVLCFAFNPINSGAIFGNLAQMNFLVGYDLEGKTVSFKPTDCTQD, encoded by the coding sequence ATGGCAGCCTCAGTTTCTTTACTAGCCATTGTTACACTTATTTTTTCTGGTACATTGGTCCCCATTGATGCAGCCAAAGATGGGTTTACTGTAGAACTGATCAACAGAGATTCACCAAAATCACCCTTCTACAACCCTCGTGAAACACCAACTCAACGTATAGTGAGTGCAGTTCGTCGTTCGATGAGTCGTGTTCATCATTTTAGCCCAACCAAAAACTCTGATATCTTTACTGATACTGCACAGTCTGAGATGATTTCCAATCAAGGTGAGTATCTAATGAAATTTTCACTTGGCACACCGGCTTTTGACATTTTAGCCATAGCTGATACAGGAAGTGATCTTATTTGGACACAGTGTAAGCCTTGTGATCAATGTTATGAACAAGATGCTCCTCTTTTTGATCCAAAATCTTCAAGTACATATAGAGATATCTCTTGCTCCACAAAACAATGTGATTTGCTGAAAGAAGGAGCAAGTTGTTCTGGTGAAGGTAACAAGACTTGCCACTATTCATATTCATATGGAGACAGATCTTTCACTAGTGGAAATGTTGCTGCTGATACTATCACTTTAGGTTCTACATCAGGCAGACCTGTTTTATTACCCAAAGCTATTATTGGTTGTGGACATAACAATGGTGGAAGTTTCACTGAAAAAGGTTCAGGTATTGTTGGCCTTGGCGGTGGCCCCATTTCACTTATTTCTCAACTGGGTTCTACAATTGATGGAAAATTCTCTTACTGTTTGGTGCCTCTTTCATCAAATGCAACAAATTCAAGCAAGTTGAATTTTGGAAGTAATGGTATTGTTTCAGGCGGAGGAGTTCAATCTACTCCTTTAATTTCTAAAGATCCCGAcactttctattttcttacaCTAGAGGCAGTAAGTGTAGGAAGCGaaagaattaaatttccaGGTTCTTCTTTTGGAACATCAGAGGGAAATATTATCATTGATTCTGGAACAACACTGACATTATTTCCTGAAGATTTCTTCTCAGAACTGTCTTCAGCAGTTCAAGATGCGGTAGCTGGAACACCGGTCGAAGACCCGAGTGGTATTCTTAGTCTTTGCTATCGTATTGATGCAGATCTTAAGTTTCCATCAATCACAGCCCACTTTGATGGTGCAGATGTGAAGCTGAATCCTTTGAACACATTTGTTCAGGTTTCTGACACTGTTTTATGTTTTGCTTTTAATCCTATTAATTCTGGTGCAATTTTTGGTAACTTGGCACAGATGAATTTCTTGGTTGGGTATGATCTTGAAGGAAAGACTGTGTCATTTAAACCAACTGATTGTACACAGGATTAA
- the LOC8284250 gene encoding aspartic proteinase CDR1, with protein MEIIMAYRTLLSFALSIIFLTVSMSGFSLVQAEKLSFTTELIHRDSPNSPLFNASETTDIRLANAVERSADRVNRFNDLISNSITAAEFPSILDNGDFLMKISIGIPPTELLVNVATGSDLVWIPCLSFKPCTHNCDLRFFDPMESSTYKNVPCDSYRCQITNAATCQFSDCFYSCDPRHQDSCPDGDLAMDTLTLNSTTGQSFMLPNTGFICGNRIGGDYPGVGILGLGHGSLSLLNRISHLIDGKFSHCIVPYSSNQTSKLSFGDRAVVSGSAMFSTRLDMTGGPYSYTLSFYGISVGNKSISAGGIGSDYYMNGLGIDSGTMFTYFPEYFYSQLEYDVRYAIQQEPLYPDPTRRLRLCYRYSPDFSPPTITMHFEGGSVELSSSNSFIRMTEDIVCLAFATSSSEQDAVFGYWQQTNLLIGYDLDAGFLSFLKTDCTKY; from the coding sequence ATGGAAATCATTATGGCATACCGTACCCTTCTCTCCTTTGCGTTATCAATAATTTTCTTGACAGTTTCCATGTCAGGTTTTTCTCTTGTTCAAGCAGAAAAGTTAAGTTTCACTACTGAACTTATTCACAGAGATTCGCCAAATTCTCCATTATTCAATGCTTCAGAAACTACTGATATTCGCTTGGCAAATGCAGTGGAACGTTCTGCTGACAGAGTCAATCGgtttaatgatttaatttccAACTCTATTACTGCAGCTGAATTTCCATCAATCTTGGATAATGGTGATTTTCTCATGAAAATATCAATTGGCATACCACCAACTGAACTACTAGTCAATGTAGCTACAGGTAGTGATCTTGTATGGATACCATGCCTATCCTTCAAACCATGTACTCATAACTGCGATCTTCGTTTCTTTGATCCCATGGAATCCTCAACTTACAAGAACGTTCCATGCGATTCCTATCGATGCCAGATCACAAATGCAGCTACTTGCCAATTTTCTGACTGTTTCTATTCATGTGATCCTAGGCATCAGGATTCCTGTCCGGATGGAGACCTTGCTATGGACACATTGACCTTAAATTCCACTACAGGCCAATCCTTTATGCTTCCAAACACAGGTTTCATTTGTGGTAATCGCATTGGTGGAGACTATCCCGGAGTTGGCATTCTTGGCCTTGGACATGGCTCACTTTCCTTACTAAACAGGATTTCTCATCTAATTGATGGAAAATTTTCTCACTGTATAGTGCCATACTCATCAAACCAGACCAGTAAATTAAGTTTTGGTGACAGAGCAGTAGTTTCAGGTAGTGCGATGTTTTCGACACGATTAGATATGACCGGGGGGCCATACAGTTACACTCTTTCATTTTATGGAATTAGCGTAGGAAACAAGAGCATATCAGCTGGAGGTATCGGTAGTGATTATTATATGAATGGCCTTGGCATTGATTCAGGGACTATGTTCACATACTTTCCAGAGTATTTCTATAGTCAATTAGAATATGACGTTCGATATGCAATTCAACAGGAACCTCTTTATCCTGATCCTACTCGAAGACTGAGACTTTGCTACAGGTATAGTCCTGATTTCAGTCCTCCAACGATCACGATGCATTTCGAAGGTGGAAGTGTGGAATTAAGCAGTTCAAATTCCTTCATAAGAATGACTGAAGACATTGTTTGCCTTGCTTTCGCCACTTCTTCTTCTGAGCAAGATGCTGTCTTTGGATATTGGCAACAGACGAACCTCTTGATAGGCTATGATCTTGATGCAGGTTTTTTATCTTTCCTGAAAACAGACTGCACCAAATATTAA
- the LOC8284249 gene encoding aspartic proteinase CDR1 — protein sequence MEPNVAYHNFISFTSLIIILSTVFLSSFAIIQADKFSFTAELIHIDSPNSPFFNASETTTHRLAKALQRSANRVARLNPLSNSDEGVHASIFSGDGNYLMKLLIGTPPTEIHAAIDTGSNVIWIPCINCKDCFNQSSSIFNPLASSTYQDAPCDSYQCETTSSSCQSDNVCLYSCDEKHQLNCPNGRIAVDTMTLTSSDGRPFPLPYSDFVCGNSIYKTFAGVGVIGLGRGALSLTSKLYHLSDGKFSYCLADYYSKQPSKINFGLQSFISDDDLEVVSTTLGHHRHSGKYYVTLEGISVGEKRQDLYYVDDPFAPPVGNMLIDSGTMFTLLPKDFYDYLWSTVSYAIPENPQNHPHNSRFPFSMDNTLKLSPCFWYYPELKFPKITIHFTDADVELSDDNSFIRVAEDVVCFAFAATQPGQSTVYGSWQQMNFILGYDLKRGTVSFKRTDCSKL from the coding sequence ATGGAACCCAATGTTGCATACCATAACTTTATCTCCTTCACATCATTGATCATAATTTTATCAActgtttttctctcttcttttgcTATTATTCAAGCAGACAAGTTTAGCTTTACTGCTGAACTCATTCACATAGATTCACCAAATTCTCCATTCTTCAATGCTTCAGAAACCACCACTCATCGCTTGGCTAAGGCCTTGCAGCGTTCTGCTAATCGAGTTGCACGTTTGAATCCGCTGTCGAATTCCGACGAAGGAGTCCATGCTAGTATATTTTCTGGTGATGGAAATTACCtcatgaaattattgattGGTACACCTCCAACTGAAATCCATGCTGCTATAGATACAGGTAGCAATGTTATATGGATACCTTGCATAAATTGTAAAGATTGCTTTAATCAGAGTTCTTCCATCTTTAATCCTCTAGCTTCCTCAACTTATCAAGATGCCCCTTGTGATTCATATCAATGTGAGACTACAAGTTCCTCTTGCCAAAGTGATAATGTTTGTCTTTATAGCTGTGACGAAAAACATCAACTTAACTGCCCAAATGGACGAATTGCTGTAGACACAATGACCTTAACTTCTAGCGATGGCCGACCTTTTCCTCTTCCTTATTCAGATTTTGTTTGTGGAAACTCCATCTACAAAACCTTTGCAGGAGTTGGTGTAATTGGTCTTGGCCGTGGTGCACTTTCTTTAACATCAAAACTGTATCATTTGAGTGATGGAAAATTTTCTTATTGTCTGGCAGATTATTATTCTAAGCAACCCAGCAAAATCAATTTTGGTCTGCAAAGTTTCATTTCAGATGATGATCTTGAAGTTGTTTCTACAACTTTAGGACATCATCGTCATAGTGGCAAATACTATGTTACATTAGAAGGAATTAGTGTCGGAGAAAAGAGACAAGATTTATACTATGTTGATGATCCTTTTGCTCCGCCTGTCGGTAACATGTTAATTGATTCAGGAACAATGTTCACGCTCTTGCCAAAAGATTTCTATGACTATTTATGGTCAACTGTTAGCTATGCAATTCCTGAGAACCCCCAGAACCACCCTCACAACAGCCGCTTCCCTTTTTCTATGGATAATACTCTGAAACTGAGTCCTTGTTTTTGGTATTATCCTGAACTCAAATTTCCTAAAATTACAATTCATTTCACCGACGCGGACGTTGAATTAAGTGATGATAATTCATTCATAAGAGTAGCTGAAGATGTTGTTTGCTTTGCTTTCGCCGCAACTCAACCTGGGCAATCCACAGTCTATGGAAGCTGGCAACAGATGAACTTCATTCTGGGATATGACCTGAAACGAGGGACTGTATCTTTCAAGAGAACTGACTGCTCCAAACTTTAG
- the LOC8284248 gene encoding auxin-induced protein 15A: MIRLSRYISRKLNSVFKRDSKTSDNQRLIPTDDQNIKSRPLLPVDDKNAKPKLARKGHVAMYVGEEAKRYEVPVKFLSTELFASLIRLDQEDPDGKIEGPIKISCSTVIFERLLKLADMHIK; this comes from the coding sequence ATGATCCGTTTATCAAGATACATCTCCCGGAAACTCAATTCAGTCTTTAAAAGAGATTCTAAAACCTCAGACAACCAGCGTCTTATACCAACCGATGATCAGAATATAAAATCTAGGCCTCTTCTACCAGTAGATGATAAGAATGCAAAACCTAAGCTAGCACGGAAAGGGCACGTAGCTATGTACGTCGGCGAAGAGGCCAAGCGATATGAAGTTCCCGTCAAGTTTCTGTCAACAGAATTATTCGCATCTCTTATACGATTGGACCAAGAGGATCCTGACGGCAAGATTGAAGGGCCAATCAAGATTTCATGTTCGACTGTGATTTTTGAGCGCCTGTTGAAGCTTGCCGATATGCATATTAAGTAG